A region of Chloracidobacterium sp. DNA encodes the following proteins:
- a CDS encoding transglycosylase SLT domain-containing protein: MKKRITHPITLFLLLFAGFPLAATAQEKQLVSRTSLGRMDVLSRARLFEATIEKVAKSEGVDPLILWTIAYNETRFRPWLTSPKNAQGLMQFMPATAARFGLTNPYEPTSSLYAAAKYVKYLGRLFDWKLESVLAAYNAGEGTVSAYLYGRNLKSNGRIINASQRRTVNGVPPYKETLGYVSQGVQVYRWLKQQGRFGTAPIPFAAEKYPRSEREIKATEVQESKAILVFYDPRTGRRSLISRKTSDEAQLSFGPVIVGQNIPTNSARRARSTFAGEIVLSTHER; the protein is encoded by the coding sequence ATGAAAAAACGAATCACACACCCGATCACATTGTTCTTGCTACTTTTTGCTGGTTTCCCTTTAGCTGCTACAGCGCAGGAAAAACAACTGGTTTCTCGAACTTCACTCGGAAGAATGGATGTACTTTCACGTGCCAGATTGTTCGAGGCGACGATAGAAAAGGTCGCAAAAAGCGAAGGCGTCGACCCGCTCATCCTATGGACTATTGCCTATAACGAAACGCGGTTCCGGCCATGGCTGACCAGTCCAAAAAACGCTCAGGGACTGATGCAGTTCATGCCCGCGACTGCTGCCCGGTTTGGGCTCACGAACCCGTACGAGCCGACCTCATCGCTATATGCGGCGGCGAAGTATGTGAAGTATTTGGGACGCCTATTTGATTGGAAACTTGAGTCTGTTTTAGCCGCCTATAACGCCGGCGAAGGCACCGTCTCTGCGTATCTTTATGGACGAAATCTAAAGTCGAACGGACGAATAATCAATGCCTCGCAACGGAGGACGGTCAACGGTGTCCCGCCGTACAAGGAAACTCTGGGCTATGTTTCGCAAGGCGTGCAGGTGTATCGCTGGCTTAAGCAGCAAGGCAGATTCGGCACGGCTCCGATTCCATTTGCCGCCGAGAAATATCCCAGGAGTGAAAGGGAGATCAAGGCAACGGAGGTTCAGGAAAGCAAAGCAATTTTGGTTTTTTACGATCCGCGAACCGGTAGACGGAGCCTGATCTCTCGGAAAACTTCAGACGAGGCTCAACTCAGTTTCGGCCCCGTTATTGTCGGACAAAACATTCCAACAAATTCAGCGCGGCGAGCCCGCTCAACTTTCGCCGGAGAAATTGTTTTATCGACTCACGAACGATAG